In the genome of Quercus robur chromosome 3, dhQueRobu3.1, whole genome shotgun sequence, one region contains:
- the LOC126718810 gene encoding uncharacterized protein LOC126718810 — protein sequence MSDHLVLYVDRLVRPAEEVGSSSGPSSSPEIAGPSCDHHDHHDHGDDDERIEVCSDGSDGDEEGEKKPLIEMAECRICQEEDSVSNLENPCACSGSLKYAHRKCVQHWCNEKGDITCEICHQPYQPDYTAPPRPEETAINIGGGWTISGTPLDLSDPRILAIAEAERTFLEAEYDEYASSNASGAAFCRSAALILIALLLLRHALTITDPDGEDDTSTFFSLFLLRAAGFLLPCYIMAWAISILQRRRQRQEAAALAATQVAIVLQSGQGRGLQFSIAPGATMPSHQEPV from the exons atgagtgATCACTTGGTGTTGTACGTGGACCGTCTGGTTCGTCCAGCTGAGGAGGTTGGGAGCTCTTCTGGGCCAAGCTCAAGCCCAGAAATTGCAGGCCCATCTTGTGATCATCATGATCATCATGAtcatggtgatgatgatgagagAATTGAGGTTTGTAGCGATGGGTCAGATGGAGATGAGGAGGGGGAGAAGAAGCCGCTGATTGAAATGGCGGAATGTCGGATTTGTCAGGAGGAAGATAGCGTTAGCAATTTGGAGAATCCTTGTGCTTGTAGTGGAAGCCTCAAG TATGCGCATAGAAAGTGCGTCCAGCATTGGTGCAATGAGAAAGGGGATATAACTTGTGAGATCTGCCATCAG CCTTATCAACCTGATTATACTGCACCACCTCGCCCTGAAGAAACTGCCATTAATATTGG TGGAGGCTGGACAATATCTGGCACCCCTTTGGATCTTAGTGATCCTCGCATCTTGGCAATTGCAGAGGCAGAACGTACTTTTTTGGAAGCTGAGTATGATGAGTATGCATCCTCAAATGCCAGTGGAGCTGCATTTTGCCGTTCAGCTGCTTTGATT TTAATCGCCCTCTTGCTCTTGCGGCATGCATTGACCATCACAGATCCTGATGGTGAAGATGACACGTCTACTTTTTTCTCT CTCTTCTTGCTTCGAGCTGCTGGTTTTCTATTGCCCTGCTATATTATGGCTTGGGCCATCAGTATCTTGCAGCGTAGACGTCAAAGACAG GAGGCTGCAGCTTTGGCAGCAACTCAAGTTGCTATTGTGCTACAGTCTGGCCAAGGTAGAGGTCTGCAATTTTCAATAGCACCAGGAGCCACAATGCCTTCACACCAGGAACCTGTTTAA
- the LOC126718809 gene encoding probable apyrase 6: MRRSNATKPNKMDPIQLPIRPITRSNLFSRNPNSKPTKSNSILILSLVFVSLALLVSYVLVFGKTAKTGKRKYGIVIDGGSTGTRIHVFGYRVDGQVPVYDFGKTGLASMRVRPGLSAFSDDPDAAGGSLRELVEFGKGRIPREHWGDTEIRLMATAGLRLLDSELQERVLGSCRQVLRSSGFKFKDDWASVITGSDEGIYAWVVANYALGTLGGDPLQTTGVIELGGASAQVTFVSSESVPPEFSHSVRFGNVTYNLYSHSFLQFGQNAAFDSLRGSLISGHLSSVDESLQKGIFIDPCTPRGYSHNLESWKLSPGSLEQKNRNLVDLQSKGNFSECRSAALMLLQKGKEKCSYQHCYIGSTFIPKLQGKFLATENFFYTSKFFRLGPRAYLSELTTAGQRFCGEDWSKLKKKYHSFKGEDLLHYCFSSAYIVALLHDSLGVSLDDERIGVANQVGNIPLDWALGAFILQSTASLELEQADWISNIISDESPTLLSIIAISVILMFTAWSVSKWRKPQLKTIYDLERGRYVVTRVNRY, from the exons ATGCGAAGATCGAATGCCACTAAGCCCAATAAAATGGATCCGATCCAGCTCCCGATCCGACCCATCACCCGATCGAACCTCTTCTCTCGGAACCCCAATTCCAAGCCCACAAAGTCCAATTCCATCTTGATTCTCTCTCTGGTCTTCGTCTCTCTCGCTCTGTTAGTCTCTTACGTGTTAGTCTTCGGGAAAACAGCAAaaacaggaaaaagaaaatacggGATCGTGATCGACGGCGGGAGTACCGGGACCCGGATCCACGTTTTCGGGTACCGGGTCGACGGTCAAGTTCCGGTGTACGATTTTGGGAAAACCGGGTTGGCGTCCATGCGGGTCAGGCCGGGGTTGTCGGCCTTTTCGGATGATCCGGATGCGGCAGGCGGGTCGCTGagggagcttgtggagtttggGAAGGGGAGAATTCCGAGGGAGCATTGGGGAGACACTGAGATTCGGCTCATGGCTACTGCGGGGCTCCGGTTGCTCGATTCGGAGCTCCAGGAGAGGGTCCTCGGGTCGTGTAGACAGGTTCTGAGGTCTTCCGGGTTTAAGTTTAAGGACGATTGGGCTTCGGTTATTACCG GCTCTGATGAGGGGATATATGCTTGGGTTGTTGCAAACTATGCTCTTGGGACTTTAGGAGGTGATCCCTTACAGACAACTGGGGTTATTGAACTTGGTGGGGCTTCTGCTCAG GTTACCTTTGTTTCAAGTGAGTCAGTCCCTCCGGAGTTTTCACATTCTGTTAGATTTGGCAATGTTACATATAATCTCTACAGCCACAGTTTTCTTCAATTTGGACAG AATGCTGCCTTTGACTCATTGAGGGGATCACTTATTTCAGGACACTTGAGCTCGG TTGATGAATCTCTTCAAAAGGGAATTTTCATAGATCCTTGTACTCCTAGGGGGTACTCGCATAATTTAGAGTCATGGAAGCTGTCTCCTGGTTCTTTGGAACAAAAGAATAGAAATTTAGTTGATCTTCAATCTAAGGGGAATTTTTCAGAGTGCAGATCTGCTGCATTAATGCTGTtacaaaaaggaaaag AGAAATGCTCTTACCAGCATTGCTACATAGGATCAACTTTCATACCTAAACTTCAGGGAAAGTTTTTGGCAACTGAAAATTTCTTCTATACATCGAAG TTCTTTCGCTTGGGTCCAAGGGCATATCTTTCTGAACTGACAACGGCTGGACAACGATTTTGTGGAGAAGATTGGTCAAAGTTGAAGAAGAAATACCATTCATTTAAAGGGGAAGATTTGTTGCACTATTGCTTCTCTTCAGCATATATTGTGGCCCTACTTCATGACAGTCTTGGAGTTTCTTTGGATGATGAAAG GATTGGGGTTGCTAATCAGGTGGGAAATATTCCACTTGATTGGGCTTTAGGAGCTTTCATCCTACAGAGCACAGCTAGCTTGGAGTTAGAGCAAGCTGACTGGATCTCTAACATTATTAGTGATGAATCACCTACACTGCTCTCTATAATTGCTATATCTGTTATTTTGATGTTTACGGCATGGTCTGTATCAAAGTGGAGGAAGCCTCAGTTGAAGACAATTTATGATCTAGAGAGAGGACGGTATGTAGTTACCCGAGTCAATAGATATTGA